One Miscanthus floridulus cultivar M001 chromosome 11, ASM1932011v1, whole genome shotgun sequence DNA window includes the following coding sequences:
- the LOC136493014 gene encoding succinate dehydrogenase subunit 3-1, mitochondrial-like, translating to MPAMEKCNSNTRFAPLRDTPFALRGALGSSTSNLEQTRGYTSSPLAALRPKMSAPGSRPLHTSRPLSSPVANRPLSPHLPLKKPQFSATFSISHRIFGVALGVAIISVPLATKFSLMFGV from the exons ATGCCAG CAATGGAGAAGTGTAACAGCAACACTCGATTTGCACCCTTAAGAGATACTCCATTTGCTCTCCGTG GTGCTCTTGGTAGTTCAACTTCAAATCTTGAGCAAACCAGGGGCTACACATCTTCCCCTCTAGCAGCTCTGCGTCCAAAGATGTCTGCACCTGGAAGCCGACCCCTGCACACAAGTCGCCCCCTGTCATCTCCTGTTGCAAACCGCCCACTGTCGCCCCACCTTCCTCTGAAGAAGCCACAGTTCAGCGCTACATTCTCTATCTCACACCGTATTTTTGGTGTCGCATTGGGAGTTGCTATCATATCCGTCCCTCTCGCCACCAAGTTCAGCCTGATGTTTGGTGTTTGA